Proteins encoded in a region of the Oscillatoria salina IIICB1 genome:
- a CDS encoding DUF3120 domain-containing protein, which yields MSSSSVSDYKLKSEESFFCLTEWGSEQRQRWLVFLAAGFLVSVPVFFQAPLVRLLPWFSLLLTWGWLQLALWLSKRQKTELWGDILLGFTWSWLAGSIYWGWLRWEPLIHLPVESVGLPFALWGLWRGWAKVGNLFYLGSLLGTALTDGYFYVTGLIPYWRKVMTVEPELVTPIFQNAIAQVQTVWGISWAVVLVNILLGIGLWSLQKQELHWWAFSGAVLSTILVDGLFWLAASMA from the coding sequence ATGTCATCTTCATCAGTCTCTGACTACAAACTCAAGTCAGAGGAAAGTTTCTTTTGTCTCACTGAGTGGGGAAGCGAACAACGTCAGCGCTGGCTAGTTTTCTTAGCCGCAGGATTTTTAGTTTCCGTACCAGTATTTTTCCAAGCGCCGTTAGTGCGGCTGCTACCGTGGTTTAGCTTGCTTTTGACCTGGGGATGGTTACAGCTAGCCTTGTGGCTCTCCAAGCGTCAAAAAACGGAACTGTGGGGCGATATTTTGCTAGGGTTTACCTGGAGTTGGTTGGCTGGTTCTATTTACTGGGGTTGGCTGCGTTGGGAACCTTTGATCCACTTACCTGTGGAATCGGTTGGTTTACCATTTGCCCTGTGGGGACTATGGCGAGGTTGGGCTAAGGTAGGAAATTTATTTTATCTTGGTTCTTTGTTAGGTACGGCATTGACAGATGGTTACTTTTATGTAACAGGTTTAATTCCTTACTGGCGCAAAGTCATGACAGTGGAACCAGAATTGGTAACGCCAATTTTCCAAAACGCGATCGCTCAAGTACAAACTGTTTGGGGAATCAGTTGGGCAGTAGTATTAGTAAATATCCTCTTAGGTATCGGCTTGTGGTCATTGCAAAAACAGGAACTACATTGGTGGGCATTTTCAGGAGCAGTATTGAGTACCATTTTGGTAGATGGTTTATTCTGGCTAGCAGCATCAATGGCATAA
- a CDS encoding undecaprenyl-diphosphate phosphatase, which translates to MRGLAKKGLRLAVAIAIGMTLAFTWSGLIQASSVVAQVPPTEINTPASTSQYNLFQAAFLGFVQGMTEFLPISSTAHLKAVPVFLGWGDPGVAYTAVIQLGSIAAVVWYFWSDLVQVTVGAIQAIRKSDYQALEFKIALGIGIGTIPIVFFGLLIKFSIPDFDNSPLRSMSAIAIASIVMALLLGLAEKIGTRQRDFEHLSTKDGILMGLAQALALIPGVSRSGSTITAGLFIGLERATAARFSFLLGIPAITIAGLVELKGVFEQNVSSSSIMPLAVGTISSALFSYLAIAWLIRYLQRQSTWVFVWYRLIFGIGILAAIATGLLD; encoded by the coding sequence ATGAGAGGATTGGCAAAAAAAGGTTTAAGATTAGCTGTAGCGATCGCTATAGGTATGACACTCGCTTTTACTTGGTCAGGATTAATCCAAGCATCTAGCGTAGTAGCCCAAGTACCACCGACAGAAATAAACACTCCGGCATCAACTTCGCAATACAATCTGTTTCAAGCAGCTTTTTTGGGTTTTGTGCAAGGAATGACCGAATTTCTGCCGATTAGTAGTACCGCCCATCTGAAAGCAGTACCAGTATTCTTAGGTTGGGGCGATCCGGGAGTAGCTTATACTGCTGTAATTCAATTAGGTAGTATTGCCGCAGTAGTTTGGTATTTTTGGAGCGACTTAGTACAAGTAACTGTCGGAGCAATTCAAGCAATTCGTAAATCAGATTATCAAGCTTTAGAATTCAAAATTGCTCTCGGTATTGGGATTGGGACGATTCCGATTGTCTTTTTCGGCTTATTAATTAAATTCTCGATCCCCGACTTTGACAACTCACCGTTGCGAAGTATGAGCGCGATCGCGATCGCTTCGATTGTGATGGCGCTATTATTAGGATTAGCAGAAAAAATTGGCACTCGTCAGCGAGACTTCGAGCATCTTTCGACGAAAGACGGTATCTTGATGGGATTAGCCCAAGCATTGGCTTTAATTCCCGGCGTATCTCGCTCTGGTTCGACGATTACTGCTGGTTTATTTATTGGTTTAGAAAGAGCAACTGCGGCTCGTTTTTCCTTTTTATTGGGTATTCCCGCCATTACTATCGCTGGTTTAGTGGAATTAAAAGGAGTTTTCGAGCAAAATGTCAGTAGTTCTTCAATCATGCCGTTAGCAGTAGGAACTATTTCCTCAGCCTTATTTTCTTATTTAGCGATCGCGTGGTTAATCCGCTATTTACAAAGACAAAGTACCTGGGTTTTTGTCTGGTATCGCTTAATTTTCGGTATAGGTATTTTAGCCGCGATCGCGACAGGATTGTTAGATTGA
- a CDS encoding TIGR03279 family radical SAM protein: MTEFSLRPARITKVLPDSIAAEIGFEVGDAIVSINGTRPRDLIDYQFLCADEILALEVIDIKGKKHYLEIEKDYEDDLGLEFETALFDGLIQCNNRCPFCFIEQQPPGKRKTLYLKDDDYRLSFLYGSYLTLTNLTTKEWQRIEQMRLSPLYVSVHATEPEIRIRLLKNPRAGQIKSQLRWFQERRLQIHAQVVVCPGINDGIHLERTLLDLADFHAGEIPAVASAAVVPVGLTRFRPTEDELVPVSKEKAAEVIAQVEKLQAKFKSKFGTNFAWLADEWFLIAQQELPPENHYEDYPQIGNGVGSIRQFLKQFEQTATKLLPSKVNSYRRFTWVVGNAVEIAFQPLVTQLNQVENLEVNLAALRSEYWGQEITVTGLLTGQDLLAGLKQRDNGNGILLPDLMLKHDEACFLDDLTVAEVSEMLETPIFPVNGIDKLIETCIEEQGT; encoded by the coding sequence ATGACCGAATTTTCTCTTCGTCCCGCCCGTATTACTAAAGTTTTACCCGACTCTATCGCTGCTGAAATTGGTTTTGAAGTTGGGGACGCGATCGTTTCTATTAATGGTACTCGTCCCCGCGATTTAATCGATTATCAATTTCTTTGTGCTGATGAAATTTTAGCACTTGAAGTTATCGATATCAAGGGTAAAAAGCACTATCTCGAAATTGAAAAAGATTATGAAGATGACCTCGGTTTAGAATTTGAAACTGCTCTGTTTGATGGTTTAATTCAATGTAATAATCGCTGTCCTTTTTGCTTTATCGAACAACAACCACCAGGAAAGCGAAAAACTCTTTATCTCAAAGATGATGACTATCGCCTCAGCTTTCTTTATGGTAGTTATTTAACCCTAACTAATCTTACCACAAAAGAATGGCAGCGTATCGAACAAATGCGCTTATCTCCTCTTTATGTTTCAGTGCATGCAACTGAACCAGAAATCCGCATTCGTTTACTTAAAAATCCTCGCGCAGGTCAAATAAAATCACAATTACGTTGGTTTCAAGAAAGACGCTTACAAATTCACGCGCAAGTTGTTGTTTGTCCCGGGATTAATGATGGTATTCATTTAGAAAGAACTTTACTCGATCTAGCTGATTTCCATGCAGGAGAAATTCCGGCTGTTGCTTCCGCAGCAGTGGTTCCCGTAGGTTTAACTCGCTTTCGCCCGACAGAAGATGAATTAGTTCCTGTAAGTAAAGAAAAAGCCGCCGAAGTAATCGCCCAAGTTGAGAAATTACAAGCAAAATTTAAAAGTAAATTTGGGACAAACTTTGCTTGGTTGGCTGATGAATGGTTTTTGATTGCTCAACAAGAATTACCACCAGAAAATCATTATGAAGATTATCCTCAAATTGGCAACGGTGTAGGTTCAATTCGTCAATTTCTTAAGCAGTTTGAACAAACAGCAACGAAATTATTACCGTCAAAAGTTAACAGTTATCGTCGCTTTACCTGGGTAGTGGGTAACGCTGTCGAAATAGCTTTTCAACCTTTAGTAACGCAATTAAATCAGGTAGAAAATTTAGAAGTTAATTTAGCAGCATTGCGTAGTGAATATTGGGGACAGGAAATAACTGTTACAGGTTTACTTACCGGACAAGATTTGCTAGCAGGATTAAAGCAACGAGATAATGGTAATGGGATTTTGTTACCTGATTTAATGCTCAAGCATGACGAAGCCTGTTTTCTTGACGATTTAACTGTTGCAGAAGTCAGCGAGATGTTAGAAACGCCAATTTTTCCTGTTAATGGTATTGACAAATTGATAGAAACGTGCATTGAAGAGCAGGGAACTTGA
- a CDS encoding adenylate/guanylate cyclase domain-containing protein, which yields MCFNVAVLVWRGINYHWGRMHSNHSFFRHEILTPEKLGQKNASLPPAIATTSGVALGRTPYLLLRTATGNRYLPLVGSSCWTLGRSDENNFMIPDRWISRTHAMLQFTETGEFYLIDLGSRNGSFVNGRRVNIPVTLKNGDRLTFGQTEIEFHCPPHIRQDNENGEVSEKETLTSTLHVRRLMSVMVVDIRDFTVLTRQLDEKILSMLVGSWFRQAGEIIRSSGSWVDKYIGDAVMAIWFHGQTELTKEEVVQIFQAISDLRKMTTDLSNQYPLPFPLRIGAGINTGYAMVGNTGSGDRPDYTAIGDTVNAAFRLESATKEIHLDVALGEETYEYLSEFPEAQRRFQQYQVSLKGYDNPTITYATTFEELDNFLLDKIVRDSRSKQL from the coding sequence ATGTGTTTTAATGTAGCTGTTTTGGTGTGGAGAGGCATAAATTATCATTGGGGTAGAATGCACTCAAATCACAGTTTTTTCCGACACGAGATTTTAACTCCGGAAAAGTTAGGGCAGAAAAATGCTTCTTTACCACCAGCGATCGCTACTACATCAGGGGTAGCCTTGGGACGAACTCCTTACTTGCTTCTTCGTACTGCAACAGGTAATCGCTACTTACCCTTAGTAGGTAGCAGTTGCTGGACATTGGGACGAAGTGACGAGAATAATTTTATGATTCCCGATCGCTGGATTTCCCGCACTCATGCGATGTTACAGTTTACTGAGACTGGAGAATTTTATCTTATTGACTTAGGAAGTCGTAACGGTTCCTTTGTCAATGGTCGTCGGGTAAATATTCCGGTAACTTTAAAAAATGGCGATCGCCTTACCTTCGGTCAAACAGAAATTGAATTTCACTGTCCCCCTCACATTCGCCAAGACAATGAAAATGGTGAAGTCTCGGAAAAGGAAACTTTAACTTCGACTCTCCATGTTAGGCGACTAATGTCAGTAATGGTAGTGGATATTCGTGATTTTACAGTTTTGACCAGACAGTTAGACGAAAAAATTCTTTCCATGTTGGTTGGTAGTTGGTTTCGTCAAGCGGGAGAAATTATCCGCTCTTCTGGTAGTTGGGTGGATAAATATATTGGTGATGCGGTAATGGCGATTTGGTTTCACGGACAAACAGAACTTACCAAAGAAGAAGTAGTGCAAATTTTCCAAGCAATCAGCGATTTGCGTAAAATGACTACAGATTTGAGCAACCAGTATCCTTTACCGTTTCCCTTAAGAATTGGAGCCGGAATCAACACAGGTTATGCGATGGTGGGAAATACTGGTAGTGGCGATCGCCCAGATTATACCGCGATCGGCGACACGGTTAATGCCGCCTTTCGCTTAGAATCTGCTACCAAAGAAATTCACTTGGATGTTGCTTTGGGAGAGGAAACTTATGAATATTTAAGTGAATTTCCCGAAGCTCAAAGACGCTTTCAGCAATACCAGGTAAGTCTCAAAGGTTATGACAATCCGACGATTACTTATGCCACAACTTTTGAAGAGCTAGATAACTTTTTATTAGACAAAATTGTGCGGGATAGTCGCTCGAAGCAGTTATAA
- the lipB gene encoding lipoyl(octanoyl) transferase LipB — MATEPKKNRHCKVDKNGLIPYMEAWEKQHSLVAQRLSNPELDDVLLLLEHPPVYTLGTGAKTEFLKFDPTVTGWEVHRIERGGEVTYHCPGQIVGYPILNLRYYQTDLHWYLRQLEEVIIQLLAGYGLRGSRLSGLTGVWVEGRKVAAIGIKVRRWITMHGFALNVNCDLTGFQHIIPCGIEDKPVGSLAQFIPDLDIEQVRQALITTFAEVFQVKLI; from the coding sequence ATTGCCACAGAGCCGAAAAAAAACCGTCATTGTAAAGTTGACAAAAACGGGCTAATCCCCTATATGGAAGCTTGGGAAAAACAACATTCCCTGGTAGCTCAACGTCTCAGCAATCCTGAGTTAGATGACGTTCTGCTACTATTAGAACATCCTCCAGTCTATACTCTTGGCACTGGAGCCAAGACGGAATTTCTCAAATTTGACCCCACTGTTACAGGTTGGGAAGTTCATCGTATCGAACGCGGTGGAGAAGTTACCTATCATTGTCCAGGGCAAATCGTCGGCTATCCGATCCTCAATTTGCGCTATTATCAAACAGATTTACATTGGTATCTCCGTCAGCTAGAAGAAGTAATTATTCAGTTATTAGCTGGTTACGGATTGAGAGGATCTCGCCTTTCTGGATTGACAGGTGTTTGGGTAGAAGGACGAAAAGTTGCAGCGATCGGGATTAAAGTCCGACGTTGGATTACTATGCACGGATTTGCCCTTAATGTCAACTGCGATCTTACTGGTTTTCAACACATTATTCCTTGTGGGATCGAGGATAAACCTGTGGGTAGTCTCGCCCAGTTTATTCCGGATCTCGACATCGAGCAAGTACGCCAAGCCTTGATTACCACATTTGCGGAAGTATTTCAAGTCAAGTTAATCTAG